Proteins found in one Triticum aestivum cultivar Chinese Spring chromosome 4D, IWGSC CS RefSeq v2.1, whole genome shotgun sequence genomic segment:
- the LOC123098363 gene encoding endo-1,4-beta-xylanase 5-like, translated as MRAPMGRSPSSPVLSLVWAAAALLLNAALLVQSVPYDYSSSSECLAEPLEAHYGGGVIVNSDFSAGLQGWSAFGYGSVTEGASPTGNKYAVAANRTRPYQSVSQKVYLQNDTHYTLSAWLQVSDRSADVIAVVKTADDFIHAGGVDAKSGCWSILKGGLTAAASGPAELYFESNATVDVWVDNVSLQPFSKEEWSSHRHAAVKKARKRTVRLRARDAAGNPVAGARVHVRQVRSGFPLGSAMSKEIITNVKYQEWFAKRFTVTTFENEMKWYSTEWTQGHEDYTVPDAMLRFARSHGIAVRGHNVFWDDPSTQLGWVKALSGDQLRAATANRMRSVMSRYAGKVIAWDVVNENLHFDFFEEKFGAGASAAFYQKAHGMDGGALMSMNDFNTLEQPGDQNGLPAKYLNKLSQIKDAFPGNGIGVRMAIGLEGHFGATPNIPYVRAALDTLSQAGVPIWLTEIDVQRGPDQAYHLEQVLREVYSHPAVHGIVLWTAWHPQGCYVMCLTDDNFNNLPVGDTVDKLIAEWKTSSHVGVADADGHYEAELFHGDYQVTVTHPAAAANSTVVQSLSVDRESDNEYTIHV; from the exons ATGAGAGCACCGATGGGGAGATCGCCGTCGTCGCCCGTGCTCTCCCTGGTGTGGGCTGCTGCTGCCCTGCTGCTGAATG CCGCTCTCCTGGTGCAGTCGGTCCCTTACGACTACTCGTCAAGCTCCgag TGCTTGGCTGAGCCGCTGGAGGCTCACTACGGCGGCGGCGTGATCGTCAACTCGGACTTCAGCGCCGGCCTCCAGGGCTGGTCGGCCTTCGGGTACGGCAGCGTCACCGAGGGCGCGTCGCCGACGGGGAACAAGTACGCCGTCGCGGCGAACCGGACGCGGCCGTACCAGAGCGTCAGCCAGAAGGTGTACCTGCAGAACGACACGCACTACACCCTCTCAG CTTGGTTGCAGGTTAGCGACCGGAGCGCCGACGTGATAGCCGtcgtgaagaccgccgacgacttCATCCACGCCGGCGGGGTCGACGCCAAGTCCGGTTGCTGGTCCatcctcaagggcggcctcaccgccgccgcctccggcccgGCCGAACTCTACTTCGAG AGCAACGCGACGGTGGACGTCTGGGTGGACAACGTGTCGCTGCAGCCGTTCTCCAAGGAGGAGTGGAGCTCCCACCGGCACGCCGCCGTGAAGAAGGCCCGGAAGAGGACGGTGCGGCTGCGCGCCAGGGACGCGGCCGGCAACCCGGTGGCGGGCGCGCGGGTGCACGTCCGGCAGGTCCGGAGCGGCTTCCCGCTGGGGTCGGCGATGAGCAAGGAGATCATCACCAACGTCAAGTACCAGGAGTGGTTCGCCAAGCGGTTCACGGTGACCACCTTCGAGAACGAGATGAAGTGGTACAGCACGGAGTGGACGCAGGGGCACGAGGACTACACCGTCCCCGACGCGATGCTCCGGTTCGCGCGCAGCCACGGCATCGCCGTGCGCGGGCACAACGTCTTCTGGGACGACCCCAGCACGCAGCTGGGGTGGGTGAAGGCCCTGAGCGGCGACCAGCTCCGCGCGGCCACCGCGAACCGGATGAGGTCGGTCATGTCGCGGTACGCCGGCAAGGTGATCGCGTGGGACGTGGTGAACGAGAACCTGCACTTCGACTTCTTCGAGGAGAAGTTCGGGGCCGGCGCGTCGGCGGCATTCTACCAGAAGGCGCACGGCATGGACGGCGGCGCGCTCATGTCCATGAACGACTTCAACACGCTGGAGCAGCCCGGGGACCAGAACGGCCTCCCCGCCAAGTACCTCAACAAGCTGTCGCAGATCAAGGACGCCTTCCCCGGCAACGGCATCGGCGTCCGGATGGCCATCGGCCTGGAGGGCCACTTCGGCGCCACGCCCAACATCCCCTACGTCCGGGCGGCGCTGGACACGCTGTCGCAGGCCGGCGTGCCCATCTGGCTCACGGAGATCGACGTGCAGCGGGGGCCGGACCAGGCGTACCACCTGGAGCAGGTGCTCAGGGAGGTGTACTCGCACCCGGCCGTGCACGGCATCGTGCTCTGGACGGCGTGGCACCCGCAGGGCTGCTACGTCATGTGCCTCACCGACGACAACTTCAACAACCTCCCCGTCGGCGACACGGTCGACAAGCTCATCGCGGAGTGGAAGACGAGCTCGCACGTCGGCGTGGCGGACGCCGACGGGCACTACGAGGCGGAGCTGTTCCACGGGGACTACCAGGTCACCGTCACCCACCCGGCGGCGGCGGCCAACTCCACCGTGGTGCAGAGCCTCAGCGTCGACAGGGAGTCCGACAACGAGTACACCATACACGTCTAG
- the LOC123098364 gene encoding elongator complex protein 5 translates to MADAAVRCLRDGRLDGEHAPALAVEGSLQCCPLAARAMLHVAAAVASNAAAGKAQARGLVVVAFDRSPEVYLDIMLRHGLDSNALSRCVRILDCYSDPLGWKQNIRSEQHQEDSGTPCSTNKDTITIFRSVKDVDKLSCSIIDLGRGFEGEGKTYFSVAVDSISSMLRHASVQSISGLLSNLRSHDQISSIFWLMHSDLHETKFSRAFECLSTMVACVEPEVVDSVYGEERRGDMSFLEHNYSKAKFHVRLKRRNGRVKHLYEELCVEGYDVKFISATSVSIEVNQSLLPKVQFNLELSEKERSDRANVVLPFEHQGKGEPIRIYDGRRSLPEAHQDPNLTTAALLDETEALKSANPKGEIHYLRDSDDERPDSDEDPDDDLDI, encoded by the exons ATGGCGGACGCGGCGGTGAGGTGCCTCCGGGACGGCCGCCTCGACGGCGAGCACGCGCCGGCGCTGGCCGTGGAGGGCTCCCTCCAATGCTGCCCCCTCGCGGCGCGCGCCATgctccacgtcgccgccgccgtcgcctccaacGCGGCCGCGGGGAAGGCGCAGGCCAG GGGACTTGTGGTTGTGGCGTTTGATCGGAGCCCGGAAGTTTACCTGGATATCATGCTTCGGCACGGCCTTGATTCAAATGCACTGAGTCGATG TGTTCGGATATTGGATTGCTACTCAGACCCACTGGGGTGGAAGCAAAATATTCGAAGTGAGCAGCACCAAGAGGACAGTGGAACACCATGCTCAACAAACAAAGACACCATCACAATTTTCAGAAGTGTGAAGGATGTTGATAAGTTGTCGTGCTCCATAATTGATCTTGGAAGAG GGTTTGAAGGAGAAGGCAAGACCTATTTTTCTGTTGCTGTTGATTCA ATCAGCTCTATGTTAAGGCATGCTTCAGTGCAATCAATTTCAGGCCTTCTTAGTAATCTTCGAAGCCATG ATCAGATATCGTCGATCTTCTGGCTAATGCATTCAGATCTCCATGAAACCAAGTTTTCCCGAGCTTTTGAATGTCTTTCTACCATGGTTGCTTGTGTAGAGCCAGAAGTTGTAGATTCTGTATATGGAGAAGAACGTAGGGGGGACATGTCTTTCCTTGAGCATAACTATTCAAAAGCAAAGTTCCATGTGCGCCTGAAACGAAGGAATGGACGGGTGAAGCATCTG TATGAGGAGTTATGTGTCGAGGGATATGATGTAAAATTTATTTCTGCTACTTCTGTAAGTATCGAAGTGAACCAAAGTCTACTACCTAAG GTTCAGTTCAATCTTGAGTTGTCAGAAAAGGAACGCAGTGACAGGGCAAATGTTGTTCTTCCTTTCGAACATCAAG GAAAGGGCGAGCCAATCCGTATATACGATGGACGGCGATCTCTCCCGGAGGCTCATCAAGATCCCAATTTAACTACGGCAGCTCTCCTGGATGAAACAGAAGCTCTTAAATCTGCAAACCCGAAGGGTGAAATTCATTACCTTCGTGACTCTGATGATGAGCGACCTGACTCGGATGAAGACCCCGATGATGATTTGGATATTTAG
- the LOC123098365 gene encoding yrdC domain-containing protein, mitochondrial, which yields MQACARAAGERLPLVRAPARQRLAQSFVKVSRLPSLHETNRVVSCSARVSENISHKIEASTDHILPASQDHVVKAIDAINGGQVIAVPTDTIYGFACDACSAEAVNRIYEIKGRIHTRPLAICVADVPEISRFAVVDHLPHGLLHNLLPGPVTVVLKRGENSILERSLNPGLDSIGVRVPKLDFIRSIARGAGSALALTSANLSGRPSSVSVKDFGDLWPHCSYVFDGGILPSGRAGSTIVDLITPGVYKILRDGSSREETMAVLGKFGFVEAS from the exons ATGCAGGCGTGCGCTAGGGCGGCGGGGGAGAGGCTCCCGCTGGTTCGTGCCCCCGCCAGGCAACGGCTGGCTCAGAG CTTTGTTAAGGTCAGCAGACTACCTTCTTTGCATGAGACAAATCGTGTAGTCTCCTGCTCGGCGAGGGTGTCAGAAAATATTTCACACAAAATAGAAGCCAGCACGGATCATATTCTTCCAGCATCGCAAGATCATGTCGTGAAAGCAATCGACGCAATTAATGGGGGGCAAGTGATTGCAGTGCCCACTGATACAATATACGGGTTTGCTTGTGATGCATG TTCTGCAGAAGCAGTCAATCGGATATATGAAATCAAAGGACGCATACATACACGCCCTTTGGCGATCTGCGTTGCTGATGTCCCAGAAATATCACGGTTTGCCGTAGTGGATCACTTGCCCCATGGTTTGCTTCATAATCTTCTTCCTGGGCCTGTCACTGTTGTTTTAAAGCGAG GTGAGAACAGTATACTGGAGAGATCACTTAATCCTGGTCTGGACAGCATTGGAGTACGTGTGCCAAAATTGGATTTCATACGATCCATTGCTCGTGGTGCTGGAAGTGCACTTGCGCTTACAAGCGCCAACTTAAGTGGTCGTCCTAGTAGCGTCAGTGTCAAAGATTTCGGGGATCTATGGCCACACTGTTCATATGTCTTTGATGGTGGTATACTTCCTTCTGGACGTGCTGGTTCAACAATTGTTGACCTAATAACACCAGGAGTCTACAAGATATTGAGAGATGGAAG TTCGAGGGAGGAAACAATGGCTGTGCTGGGAAAATTTGGCTTTGTTGAAGCTTCATAG